The Bradysia coprophila strain Holo2 chromosome X unlocalized genomic scaffold, BU_Bcop_v1 contig_12, whole genome shotgun sequence genome window below encodes:
- the LOC119067527 gene encoding broad-complex core protein isoforms 1/2/3/4/5 isoform X4: MGDTQHFCLRWNNYQSSITSAFENLRDDEDFVDVTLACDGRSLKAHRVVLSACSPYFRELLKSTPCKHPVIVLQDVAFTDLHALVEFIYHGEVNVHQRSLSSFLKTAEVLRVSGLTQQQAEDTHNLAQIQSLANAGARTPINPHQSFTDKMVEEALFPPGASPPHINNLHTPNAHSGATVNQLLRRAAAAAAMRRERNNSSHSDELSLKRHRPDNGIPGNNNSPDVVNHMPQVTATDFSTIKHNNNNTPPIKDSERIENHSANNNNNNHGSNGNGLSSSLTDKESITPSPPNRLNDDVKSEPMELVCGNNNLPMDEHSNDSSGENDLKYSGMGDGKGSLSIRFSSNNDDDIDNSIHSHTAPPFLMSSENKLFSTPGSFNFSMAALADPATLAGFNSQLQSAADLAGSPQGPQSAVVSASSSQLRMPPPTSGGINEPQECPYCRRTFSCYYSLKRHFQDKHEQSDTLYVCEFCHRRYRTKNSLTTHKSLQHRGSSGMLKRLLKTSAIKNVLGSHHGSGHPRPHLFDFAAELGQPPQVIPYKKEHLA; encoded by the exons ATGGGTGACACACAGCACTTTTGTCTGCGATGGAATAACTATCAAAGTAGCATCACATCAGCTTTCGAAAATTTACGTGATGACGAAGATTTCGTTGATGTAACACTAGCCTGTGATGGTAGAAGCTTAAAGGCACATCGAGTAGTTTTATCAGCGTGCAGTCCATATTTCCGGGAGCTGTTAAAG AGTACACCTTGTAAACACCCGGTTATAGTTCTTCAAGATGTGGCATTTACAGATTTACATGCATTGGTCGAATTCATCTACCATGGTGAAGTGAATGTTCATCAGCGATCGTtaagttcatttttgaaaaccgCTGAAGTGCTTAGAGTATCCGGTTTGACTCAGCAACAAGCTGAAGATACAcataat TTAGCCCAAATACAAAGTCTTGCCAATGCTGGAGCTAGAACTCCAATAAATCCACATCAAAGCTTTACAGACAAAATGGTTGAAGAGGCGCTGTTTCCGCCAGGTGCGTCACCGCCTCATATCAATAATCTTCACACACCTAATG CTCATTCAGGTGCAACTGTAAATCAATTGTTGAGACGAGCTGCTGCTGCAGCTGCAATGCGTCGAGAGCGAAATAACTCTAGCCATTCGGACGAGTTATCATTGAAAAGACATCGACCCGACAATGGGATACCAGGCAATAATAATAGTCCAGATGTTGTGAATCATATGCCTCAAGTTACTGCTACCGATTTTTCAACTATCAAGcataataacaacaacaccCCACCAATTAAGGATAGCGAAAGAATCGAAAATCACTCAG CtaataacaataacaacaatCATGGCTCAAATGGAAACGGACTCTCCTCCTCCCTCACCGATAAAGAAAGCATTACACCGTCCCCTCCAAATCGCCTAAATGACGACGTCAAATCCGAACCGATGGAATTGGTTTGTGGCAACAACAATCTGCCGATGGATGAGCACAGTAACGATTCTTCGGGTGAAAATGATCTCAAATACTCTGGCATGGGTGATGGAAAAGGCTCACTGAG TATTCGTTTCAGTTCGAACAATGACGACGACATCGACAACAGCATACATTCGCACACGGCACCACCTTTTTTAATGTCGTCCGAGAATAAGCTGTTTTCGACACCGggatcatttaatttttcgatggCCGCATTAGCCGATCCAGCCACACTTGCAG GATTCAATTCTCAACTACAATCAGCTGCTGACCTTGCCGGTTCACCTCAAG GCCCTCAAAGCGCTGTTGTCTCGGCATCATCGTCACAACTTCGTATGCCTCCGCCCACGAGTGGCGGTATCAATGAGCCACAAGAATGTCCCTATTGTCGCCGGACATTTTCGTGCTATTACTCATTGAAACGACACTTTCAAGACAAACACGAACAGTCCGACACACTATACGTGTGCGAATTCTGTCATCGAAGGTATcgcaccaaaaactcactgaCAACGCACAAAAGTTTACAACATCGTGGCTCCAGCGGCATGCTGAAACGATTGCTGAAAACGTCAGCAATCAAAAATGTGCTCGGTTCGCATCACGGATCCGGACATCCACGGCCACATTTGTTTGACTTTGCTGCCGAATTAGGACAACCGCCGCAAGTGATACCATATAAAAAAGAACACTTAGcctga
- the LOC119067527 gene encoding broad-complex core protein isoforms 1/2/3/4/5 isoform X1: MGDTQHFCLRWNNYQSSITSAFENLRDDEDFVDVTLACDGRSLKAHRVVLSACSPYFRELLKSTPCKHPVIVLQDVAFTDLHALVEFIYHGEVNVHQRSLSSFLKTAEVLRVSGLTQQQAEDTHNLAQIQSLANAGARTPINPHQSFTDKMVEEALFPPGASPPHINNLHTPNAHSGATVNQLLRRAAAAAAMRRERNNSSHSDELSLKRHRPDNGIPGNNNSPDVVNHMPQVTATDFSTIKHNNNNTPPIKDSERIENHSANNNNNNHGSNGNGLSSSLTDKESITPSPPNRLNDDVKSEPMELVCGNNNLPMDEHSNDSSGENDLKYSGMGDGKGSLSIRFSSNNDDDIDNSIHSHTAPPFLMSSENKLFSTPGSFNFSMAALADPATLAGRFNSQLQSAADLAGSPQAGPQSAVVSASSSQLRMPPPTSGGINEPQECPYCRRTFSCYYSLKRHFQDKHEQSDTLYVCEFCHRRYRTKNSLTTHKSLQHRGSSGMLKRLLKTSAIKNVLGSHHGSGHPRPHLFDFAAELGQPPQVIPYKKEHLA; the protein is encoded by the exons ATGGGTGACACACAGCACTTTTGTCTGCGATGGAATAACTATCAAAGTAGCATCACATCAGCTTTCGAAAATTTACGTGATGACGAAGATTTCGTTGATGTAACACTAGCCTGTGATGGTAGAAGCTTAAAGGCACATCGAGTAGTTTTATCAGCGTGCAGTCCATATTTCCGGGAGCTGTTAAAG AGTACACCTTGTAAACACCCGGTTATAGTTCTTCAAGATGTGGCATTTACAGATTTACATGCATTGGTCGAATTCATCTACCATGGTGAAGTGAATGTTCATCAGCGATCGTtaagttcatttttgaaaaccgCTGAAGTGCTTAGAGTATCCGGTTTGACTCAGCAACAAGCTGAAGATACAcataat TTAGCCCAAATACAAAGTCTTGCCAATGCTGGAGCTAGAACTCCAATAAATCCACATCAAAGCTTTACAGACAAAATGGTTGAAGAGGCGCTGTTTCCGCCAGGTGCGTCACCGCCTCATATCAATAATCTTCACACACCTAATG CTCATTCAGGTGCAACTGTAAATCAATTGTTGAGACGAGCTGCTGCTGCAGCTGCAATGCGTCGAGAGCGAAATAACTCTAGCCATTCGGACGAGTTATCATTGAAAAGACATCGACCCGACAATGGGATACCAGGCAATAATAATAGTCCAGATGTTGTGAATCATATGCCTCAAGTTACTGCTACCGATTTTTCAACTATCAAGcataataacaacaacaccCCACCAATTAAGGATAGCGAAAGAATCGAAAATCACTCAG CtaataacaataacaacaatCATGGCTCAAATGGAAACGGACTCTCCTCCTCCCTCACCGATAAAGAAAGCATTACACCGTCCCCTCCAAATCGCCTAAATGACGACGTCAAATCCGAACCGATGGAATTGGTTTGTGGCAACAACAATCTGCCGATGGATGAGCACAGTAACGATTCTTCGGGTGAAAATGATCTCAAATACTCTGGCATGGGTGATGGAAAAGGCTCACTGAG TATTCGTTTCAGTTCGAACAATGACGACGACATCGACAACAGCATACATTCGCACACGGCACCACCTTTTTTAATGTCGTCCGAGAATAAGCTGTTTTCGACACCGggatcatttaatttttcgatggCCGCATTAGCCGATCCAGCCACACTTGCAGGTA GATTCAATTCTCAACTACAATCAGCTGCTGACCTTGCCGGTTCACCTCAAG CAGGCCCTCAAAGCGCTGTTGTCTCGGCATCATCGTCACAACTTCGTATGCCTCCGCCCACGAGTGGCGGTATCAATGAGCCACAAGAATGTCCCTATTGTCGCCGGACATTTTCGTGCTATTACTCATTGAAACGACACTTTCAAGACAAACACGAACAGTCCGACACACTATACGTGTGCGAATTCTGTCATCGAAGGTATcgcaccaaaaactcactgaCAACGCACAAAAGTTTACAACATCGTGGCTCCAGCGGCATGCTGAAACGATTGCTGAAAACGTCAGCAATCAAAAATGTGCTCGGTTCGCATCACGGATCCGGACATCCACGGCCACATTTGTTTGACTTTGCTGCCGAATTAGGACAACCGCCGCAAGTGATACCATATAAAAAAGAACACTTAGcctga
- the LOC119067527 gene encoding broad-complex core protein isoforms 1/2/3/4/5 isoform X3 — protein MGDTQHFCLRWNNYQSSITSAFENLRDDEDFVDVTLACDGRSLKAHRVVLSACSPYFRELLKSTPCKHPVIVLQDVAFTDLHALVEFIYHGEVNVHQRSLSSFLKTAEVLRVSGLTQQQAEDTHNLAQIQSLANAGARTPINPHQSFTDKMVEEALFPPGASPPHINNLHTPNAHSGATVNQLLRRAAAAAAMRRERNNSSHSDELSLKRHRPDNGIPGNNNSPDVVNHMPQVTATDFSTIKHNNNNTPPIKDSERIENHSANNNNNNHGSNGNGLSSSLTDKESITPSPPNRLNDDVKSEPMELVCGNNNLPMDEHSNDSSGENDLKYSGMGDGKGSLSIRFSSNNDDDIDNSIHSHTAPPFLMSSENKLFSTPGSFNFSMAALADPATLAGRFNSQLQSAADLAGSPQGPQSAVVSASSSQLRMPPPTSGGINEPQECPYCRRTFSCYYSLKRHFQDKHEQSDTLYVCEFCHRRYRTKNSLTTHKSLQHRGSSGMLKRLLKTSAIKNVLGSHHGSGHPRPHLFDFAAELGQPPQVIPYKKEHLA, from the exons ATGGGTGACACACAGCACTTTTGTCTGCGATGGAATAACTATCAAAGTAGCATCACATCAGCTTTCGAAAATTTACGTGATGACGAAGATTTCGTTGATGTAACACTAGCCTGTGATGGTAGAAGCTTAAAGGCACATCGAGTAGTTTTATCAGCGTGCAGTCCATATTTCCGGGAGCTGTTAAAG AGTACACCTTGTAAACACCCGGTTATAGTTCTTCAAGATGTGGCATTTACAGATTTACATGCATTGGTCGAATTCATCTACCATGGTGAAGTGAATGTTCATCAGCGATCGTtaagttcatttttgaaaaccgCTGAAGTGCTTAGAGTATCCGGTTTGACTCAGCAACAAGCTGAAGATACAcataat TTAGCCCAAATACAAAGTCTTGCCAATGCTGGAGCTAGAACTCCAATAAATCCACATCAAAGCTTTACAGACAAAATGGTTGAAGAGGCGCTGTTTCCGCCAGGTGCGTCACCGCCTCATATCAATAATCTTCACACACCTAATG CTCATTCAGGTGCAACTGTAAATCAATTGTTGAGACGAGCTGCTGCTGCAGCTGCAATGCGTCGAGAGCGAAATAACTCTAGCCATTCGGACGAGTTATCATTGAAAAGACATCGACCCGACAATGGGATACCAGGCAATAATAATAGTCCAGATGTTGTGAATCATATGCCTCAAGTTACTGCTACCGATTTTTCAACTATCAAGcataataacaacaacaccCCACCAATTAAGGATAGCGAAAGAATCGAAAATCACTCAG CtaataacaataacaacaatCATGGCTCAAATGGAAACGGACTCTCCTCCTCCCTCACCGATAAAGAAAGCATTACACCGTCCCCTCCAAATCGCCTAAATGACGACGTCAAATCCGAACCGATGGAATTGGTTTGTGGCAACAACAATCTGCCGATGGATGAGCACAGTAACGATTCTTCGGGTGAAAATGATCTCAAATACTCTGGCATGGGTGATGGAAAAGGCTCACTGAG TATTCGTTTCAGTTCGAACAATGACGACGACATCGACAACAGCATACATTCGCACACGGCACCACCTTTTTTAATGTCGTCCGAGAATAAGCTGTTTTCGACACCGggatcatttaatttttcgatggCCGCATTAGCCGATCCAGCCACACTTGCAGGTA GATTCAATTCTCAACTACAATCAGCTGCTGACCTTGCCGGTTCACCTCAAG GCCCTCAAAGCGCTGTTGTCTCGGCATCATCGTCACAACTTCGTATGCCTCCGCCCACGAGTGGCGGTATCAATGAGCCACAAGAATGTCCCTATTGTCGCCGGACATTTTCGTGCTATTACTCATTGAAACGACACTTTCAAGACAAACACGAACAGTCCGACACACTATACGTGTGCGAATTCTGTCATCGAAGGTATcgcaccaaaaactcactgaCAACGCACAAAAGTTTACAACATCGTGGCTCCAGCGGCATGCTGAAACGATTGCTGAAAACGTCAGCAATCAAAAATGTGCTCGGTTCGCATCACGGATCCGGACATCCACGGCCACATTTGTTTGACTTTGCTGCCGAATTAGGACAACCGCCGCAAGTGATACCATATAAAAAAGAACACTTAGcctga
- the LOC119067527 gene encoding broad-complex core protein isoforms 1/2/3/4/5 isoform X6 — protein sequence MGDTQHFCLRWNNYQSSITSAFENLRDDEDFVDVTLACDGRSLKAHRVVLSACSPYFRELLKSTPCKHPVIVLQDVAFTDLHALVEFIYHGEVNVHQRSLSSFLKTAEVLRVSGLTQQQAEDTHNLAQIQSLANAGARTPINPHQSFTDKMVEEALFPPGASPPHINNLHTPNAHSGATVNQLLRRAAAAAAMRRERNNSSHSDELSLKRHRPDNGIPGNNNSPDVVNHMPQVTATDFSTIKHNNNNTPPIKDSERIENHSANNNNNNHGSNGNGLSSSLTDKESITPSPPNRLNDDVKSEPMELVCGNNNLPMDEHSNDSSGENDLKYSGMGDGKGSLSSNNDDDIDNSIHSHTAPPFLMSSENKLFSTPGSFNFSMAALADPATLAGFNSQLQSAADLAGSPQAGPQSAVVSASSSQLRMPPPTSGGINEPQECPYCRRTFSCYYSLKRHFQDKHEQSDTLYVCEFCHRRYRTKNSLTTHKSLQHRGSSGMLKRLLKTSAIKNVLGSHHGSGHPRPHLFDFAAELGQPPQVIPYKKEHLA from the exons ATGGGTGACACACAGCACTTTTGTCTGCGATGGAATAACTATCAAAGTAGCATCACATCAGCTTTCGAAAATTTACGTGATGACGAAGATTTCGTTGATGTAACACTAGCCTGTGATGGTAGAAGCTTAAAGGCACATCGAGTAGTTTTATCAGCGTGCAGTCCATATTTCCGGGAGCTGTTAAAG AGTACACCTTGTAAACACCCGGTTATAGTTCTTCAAGATGTGGCATTTACAGATTTACATGCATTGGTCGAATTCATCTACCATGGTGAAGTGAATGTTCATCAGCGATCGTtaagttcatttttgaaaaccgCTGAAGTGCTTAGAGTATCCGGTTTGACTCAGCAACAAGCTGAAGATACAcataat TTAGCCCAAATACAAAGTCTTGCCAATGCTGGAGCTAGAACTCCAATAAATCCACATCAAAGCTTTACAGACAAAATGGTTGAAGAGGCGCTGTTTCCGCCAGGTGCGTCACCGCCTCATATCAATAATCTTCACACACCTAATG CTCATTCAGGTGCAACTGTAAATCAATTGTTGAGACGAGCTGCTGCTGCAGCTGCAATGCGTCGAGAGCGAAATAACTCTAGCCATTCGGACGAGTTATCATTGAAAAGACATCGACCCGACAATGGGATACCAGGCAATAATAATAGTCCAGATGTTGTGAATCATATGCCTCAAGTTACTGCTACCGATTTTTCAACTATCAAGcataataacaacaacaccCCACCAATTAAGGATAGCGAAAGAATCGAAAATCACTCAG CtaataacaataacaacaatCATGGCTCAAATGGAAACGGACTCTCCTCCTCCCTCACCGATAAAGAAAGCATTACACCGTCCCCTCCAAATCGCCTAAATGACGACGTCAAATCCGAACCGATGGAATTGGTTTGTGGCAACAACAATCTGCCGATGGATGAGCACAGTAACGATTCTTCGGGTGAAAATGATCTCAAATACTCTGGCATGGGTGATGGAAAAGGCTCACTGAG TTCGAACAATGACGACGACATCGACAACAGCATACATTCGCACACGGCACCACCTTTTTTAATGTCGTCCGAGAATAAGCTGTTTTCGACACCGggatcatttaatttttcgatggCCGCATTAGCCGATCCAGCCACACTTGCAG GATTCAATTCTCAACTACAATCAGCTGCTGACCTTGCCGGTTCACCTCAAG CAGGCCCTCAAAGCGCTGTTGTCTCGGCATCATCGTCACAACTTCGTATGCCTCCGCCCACGAGTGGCGGTATCAATGAGCCACAAGAATGTCCCTATTGTCGCCGGACATTTTCGTGCTATTACTCATTGAAACGACACTTTCAAGACAAACACGAACAGTCCGACACACTATACGTGTGCGAATTCTGTCATCGAAGGTATcgcaccaaaaactcactgaCAACGCACAAAAGTTTACAACATCGTGGCTCCAGCGGCATGCTGAAACGATTGCTGAAAACGTCAGCAATCAAAAATGTGCTCGGTTCGCATCACGGATCCGGACATCCACGGCCACATTTGTTTGACTTTGCTGCCGAATTAGGACAACCGCCGCAAGTGATACCATATAAAAAAGAACACTTAGcctga
- the LOC119067527 gene encoding broad-complex core protein isoforms 1/2/3/4/5 isoform X7, translating into MGDTQHFCLRWNNYQSSITSAFENLRDDEDFVDVTLACDGRSLKAHRVVLSACSPYFRELLKSTPCKHPVIVLQDVAFTDLHALVEFIYHGEVNVHQRSLSSFLKTAEVLRVSGLTQQQAEDTHNLAQIQSLANAGARTPINPHQSFTDKMVEEALFPPGASPPHINNLHTPNAHSGATVNQLLRRAAAAAAMRRERNNSSHSDELSLKRHRPDNGIPGNNNSPDVVNHMPQVTATDFSTIKHNNNNTPPIKDSERIENHSANNNNNNHGSNGNGLSSSLTDKESITPSPPNRLNDDVKSEPMELVCGNNNLPMDEHSNDSSGENDLKYSGMGDGKGSLSSNNDDDIDNSIHSHTAPPFLMSSENKLFSTPGSFNFSMAALADPATLAGFNSQLQSAADLAGSPQGPQSAVVSASSSQLRMPPPTSGGINEPQECPYCRRTFSCYYSLKRHFQDKHEQSDTLYVCEFCHRRYRTKNSLTTHKSLQHRGSSGMLKRLLKTSAIKNVLGSHHGSGHPRPHLFDFAAELGQPPQVIPYKKEHLA; encoded by the exons ATGGGTGACACACAGCACTTTTGTCTGCGATGGAATAACTATCAAAGTAGCATCACATCAGCTTTCGAAAATTTACGTGATGACGAAGATTTCGTTGATGTAACACTAGCCTGTGATGGTAGAAGCTTAAAGGCACATCGAGTAGTTTTATCAGCGTGCAGTCCATATTTCCGGGAGCTGTTAAAG AGTACACCTTGTAAACACCCGGTTATAGTTCTTCAAGATGTGGCATTTACAGATTTACATGCATTGGTCGAATTCATCTACCATGGTGAAGTGAATGTTCATCAGCGATCGTtaagttcatttttgaaaaccgCTGAAGTGCTTAGAGTATCCGGTTTGACTCAGCAACAAGCTGAAGATACAcataat TTAGCCCAAATACAAAGTCTTGCCAATGCTGGAGCTAGAACTCCAATAAATCCACATCAAAGCTTTACAGACAAAATGGTTGAAGAGGCGCTGTTTCCGCCAGGTGCGTCACCGCCTCATATCAATAATCTTCACACACCTAATG CTCATTCAGGTGCAACTGTAAATCAATTGTTGAGACGAGCTGCTGCTGCAGCTGCAATGCGTCGAGAGCGAAATAACTCTAGCCATTCGGACGAGTTATCATTGAAAAGACATCGACCCGACAATGGGATACCAGGCAATAATAATAGTCCAGATGTTGTGAATCATATGCCTCAAGTTACTGCTACCGATTTTTCAACTATCAAGcataataacaacaacaccCCACCAATTAAGGATAGCGAAAGAATCGAAAATCACTCAG CtaataacaataacaacaatCATGGCTCAAATGGAAACGGACTCTCCTCCTCCCTCACCGATAAAGAAAGCATTACACCGTCCCCTCCAAATCGCCTAAATGACGACGTCAAATCCGAACCGATGGAATTGGTTTGTGGCAACAACAATCTGCCGATGGATGAGCACAGTAACGATTCTTCGGGTGAAAATGATCTCAAATACTCTGGCATGGGTGATGGAAAAGGCTCACTGAG TTCGAACAATGACGACGACATCGACAACAGCATACATTCGCACACGGCACCACCTTTTTTAATGTCGTCCGAGAATAAGCTGTTTTCGACACCGggatcatttaatttttcgatggCCGCATTAGCCGATCCAGCCACACTTGCAG GATTCAATTCTCAACTACAATCAGCTGCTGACCTTGCCGGTTCACCTCAAG GCCCTCAAAGCGCTGTTGTCTCGGCATCATCGTCACAACTTCGTATGCCTCCGCCCACGAGTGGCGGTATCAATGAGCCACAAGAATGTCCCTATTGTCGCCGGACATTTTCGTGCTATTACTCATTGAAACGACACTTTCAAGACAAACACGAACAGTCCGACACACTATACGTGTGCGAATTCTGTCATCGAAGGTATcgcaccaaaaactcactgaCAACGCACAAAAGTTTACAACATCGTGGCTCCAGCGGCATGCTGAAACGATTGCTGAAAACGTCAGCAATCAAAAATGTGCTCGGTTCGCATCACGGATCCGGACATCCACGGCCACATTTGTTTGACTTTGCTGCCGAATTAGGACAACCGCCGCAAGTGATACCATATAAAAAAGAACACTTAGcctga
- the LOC119067527 gene encoding broad-complex core protein isoforms 1/2/3/4/5 isoform X2, with translation MGDTQHFCLRWNNYQSSITSAFENLRDDEDFVDVTLACDGRSLKAHRVVLSACSPYFRELLKSTPCKHPVIVLQDVAFTDLHALVEFIYHGEVNVHQRSLSSFLKTAEVLRVSGLTQQQAEDTHNLAQIQSLANAGARTPINPHQSFTDKMVEEALFPPGASPPHINNLHTPNAHSGATVNQLLRRAAAAAAMRRERNNSSHSDELSLKRHRPDNGIPGNNNSPDVVNHMPQVTATDFSTIKHNNNNTPPIKDSERIENHSANNNNNNHGSNGNGLSSSLTDKESITPSPPNRLNDDVKSEPMELVCGNNNLPMDEHSNDSSGENDLKYSGMGDGKGSLSIRFSSNNDDDIDNSIHSHTAPPFLMSSENKLFSTPGSFNFSMAALADPATLAGFNSQLQSAADLAGSPQAGPQSAVVSASSSQLRMPPPTSGGINEPQECPYCRRTFSCYYSLKRHFQDKHEQSDTLYVCEFCHRRYRTKNSLTTHKSLQHRGSSGMLKRLLKTSAIKNVLGSHHGSGHPRPHLFDFAAELGQPPQVIPYKKEHLA, from the exons ATGGGTGACACACAGCACTTTTGTCTGCGATGGAATAACTATCAAAGTAGCATCACATCAGCTTTCGAAAATTTACGTGATGACGAAGATTTCGTTGATGTAACACTAGCCTGTGATGGTAGAAGCTTAAAGGCACATCGAGTAGTTTTATCAGCGTGCAGTCCATATTTCCGGGAGCTGTTAAAG AGTACACCTTGTAAACACCCGGTTATAGTTCTTCAAGATGTGGCATTTACAGATTTACATGCATTGGTCGAATTCATCTACCATGGTGAAGTGAATGTTCATCAGCGATCGTtaagttcatttttgaaaaccgCTGAAGTGCTTAGAGTATCCGGTTTGACTCAGCAACAAGCTGAAGATACAcataat TTAGCCCAAATACAAAGTCTTGCCAATGCTGGAGCTAGAACTCCAATAAATCCACATCAAAGCTTTACAGACAAAATGGTTGAAGAGGCGCTGTTTCCGCCAGGTGCGTCACCGCCTCATATCAATAATCTTCACACACCTAATG CTCATTCAGGTGCAACTGTAAATCAATTGTTGAGACGAGCTGCTGCTGCAGCTGCAATGCGTCGAGAGCGAAATAACTCTAGCCATTCGGACGAGTTATCATTGAAAAGACATCGACCCGACAATGGGATACCAGGCAATAATAATAGTCCAGATGTTGTGAATCATATGCCTCAAGTTACTGCTACCGATTTTTCAACTATCAAGcataataacaacaacaccCCACCAATTAAGGATAGCGAAAGAATCGAAAATCACTCAG CtaataacaataacaacaatCATGGCTCAAATGGAAACGGACTCTCCTCCTCCCTCACCGATAAAGAAAGCATTACACCGTCCCCTCCAAATCGCCTAAATGACGACGTCAAATCCGAACCGATGGAATTGGTTTGTGGCAACAACAATCTGCCGATGGATGAGCACAGTAACGATTCTTCGGGTGAAAATGATCTCAAATACTCTGGCATGGGTGATGGAAAAGGCTCACTGAG TATTCGTTTCAGTTCGAACAATGACGACGACATCGACAACAGCATACATTCGCACACGGCACCACCTTTTTTAATGTCGTCCGAGAATAAGCTGTTTTCGACACCGggatcatttaatttttcgatggCCGCATTAGCCGATCCAGCCACACTTGCAG GATTCAATTCTCAACTACAATCAGCTGCTGACCTTGCCGGTTCACCTCAAG CAGGCCCTCAAAGCGCTGTTGTCTCGGCATCATCGTCACAACTTCGTATGCCTCCGCCCACGAGTGGCGGTATCAATGAGCCACAAGAATGTCCCTATTGTCGCCGGACATTTTCGTGCTATTACTCATTGAAACGACACTTTCAAGACAAACACGAACAGTCCGACACACTATACGTGTGCGAATTCTGTCATCGAAGGTATcgcaccaaaaactcactgaCAACGCACAAAAGTTTACAACATCGTGGCTCCAGCGGCATGCTGAAACGATTGCTGAAAACGTCAGCAATCAAAAATGTGCTCGGTTCGCATCACGGATCCGGACATCCACGGCCACATTTGTTTGACTTTGCTGCCGAATTAGGACAACCGCCGCAAGTGATACCATATAAAAAAGAACACTTAGcctga